From the genome of Lentimonas sp. CC4, one region includes:
- a CDS encoding sulfatase: protein MNQKRIVACLAGLLTVMVTVSASVSSRPNILWIYAEDQSPLMSCYGVQNNPTPVIDQLATDGVMFSQAFMPAPVCSATRSALITGAMPTTFGLHNHRSSRTPDSMIALPVGVKTVPEIFKEAGYFTFNVGKDDYNFQYDRKNLYDGGSSGGFANGLKGQKVDWKARKGDQPFFGQIQIQGGKSKAKIAPINRALVTIPPYYPDHPEIRKIWARHHDTARIMDRETGSIIKRLKADGLLENTIVFVFSDHGWNNGLRDKQFCYDGGLHVPLVITWYGNPDAIQAGKPRTDMVNGIDIPVTSLALAGLPIPDYMEGLNLFAPEYKRDYIIGVRDRCDFTIDRIRTVRTEDFRYVRNFMTDRPYMQSQYRDGRPYTKLLKQLYADGAMNEQQAWFFADTRPAEELYDLQTDPHQTINVAARPEYADALKAHRTILKDWIEATDDQGQYPESIAGLTATKARWKDKCVNPEYRAIP from the coding sequence ATGAATCAAAAAAGAATAGTCGCGTGCCTTGCGGGCTTGCTGACTGTGATGGTCACAGTCTCGGCTAGCGTTTCGTCACGACCGAACATTCTTTGGATTTATGCCGAAGACCAAAGCCCGTTGATGAGTTGTTATGGGGTTCAAAATAATCCGACGCCTGTGATCGATCAATTGGCCACAGATGGAGTCATGTTCTCTCAGGCATTCATGCCTGCACCGGTTTGCTCCGCGACACGTTCGGCACTCATCACTGGTGCGATGCCGACCACGTTTGGCTTGCACAACCACCGCAGCTCGCGCACCCCAGACTCCATGATCGCCTTGCCTGTGGGCGTGAAGACCGTTCCGGAGATTTTTAAAGAGGCTGGTTACTTCACCTTCAACGTCGGTAAAGATGACTATAATTTTCAATACGACCGGAAGAATCTATATGACGGAGGTTCTTCTGGTGGATTTGCCAATGGACTAAAGGGTCAGAAGGTCGACTGGAAAGCTCGCAAGGGAGATCAACCTTTTTTCGGTCAAATTCAGATACAGGGCGGGAAGAGTAAGGCGAAGATCGCCCCGATCAATCGTGCTCTGGTTACAATCCCACCGTATTATCCTGACCACCCAGAGATCCGAAAAATTTGGGCACGGCACCACGATACCGCACGCATCATGGATCGCGAGACCGGCTCAATTATTAAACGCCTGAAGGCGGATGGCTTATTGGAAAATACCATCGTCTTTGTCTTTTCTGATCATGGATGGAACAACGGCCTCAGAGATAAGCAGTTTTGCTATGACGGTGGCTTGCATGTGCCCTTAGTCATTACTTGGTATGGGAATCCTGATGCGATTCAGGCAGGCAAGCCACGCACGGATATGGTGAACGGGATAGATATCCCAGTCACTTCGTTGGCGTTGGCAGGTCTGCCAATTCCAGATTATATGGAAGGGCTGAACCTATTCGCGCCGGAATACAAACGTGACTATATTATTGGTGTGCGTGACCGTTGTGATTTCACGATCGACCGTATTCGCACGGTGCGGACAGAGGACTTTCGCTATGTCCGTAACTTCATGACGGATCGTCCCTACATGCAGTCGCAATACCGCGATGGTAGACCTTATACCAAATTGCTGAAGCAATTGTATGCCGATGGAGCCATGAACGAGCAACAGGCATGGTTCTTTGCAGATACGCGTCCTGCTGAAGAGTTATACGATCTGCAGACTGATCCACATCAAACGATCAATGTCGCAGCACGCCCGGAATATGCAGACGCGTTGAAAGCACATCGCACGATTCTGAAGGATTGGATTGAAGCCACGGACGATCAAGGGCAATACCCCGAAAGTATTGCAGGACTTACGGCGACGAAAGCGCGCTGGAAAGACAAATGTGTAAACCCCGAGTATCGCGCGATTCCTTAG